The Alnus glutinosa chromosome 1, dhAlnGlut1.1, whole genome shotgun sequence region AGCTCTCTTGCCTTGTTAATATAATTCttgcaatctctctctccaaaggaAAGACTCTCAAACCCCCCACTTTCAACAACTAATGAATTAAAATTCTTACTTAGGCGTATTCCTGTTCTGTCATTAAgctcaagccttcttttcgcagcatcatttatttttctattgtttctaaaaaatcttgctttgccCGGGCTTAACGAATGATTATGCTTCAGCTCAACATTACTCAAAAACCACGTTCCATCTTCACATAAATTCGCACAAATATTGGCACCACACCTTGTTTTATTAGTTGCTGGAATTGGCTTCGCAACATCGCATGTTCTGGTTCGCTCTGGAGCTCCACGAGTACATATAAGTCTTGCGTAACTTTTTTTACCATTCTTTTTTCTCGAGGTTCTATACGCTATACCAAAACCAGCTTGCTTAGCATACGTCCTATAATATGAGCAAACTTCTTCTATTGAACTAAATGTCATTGATTTCTTcggttcttcaactttctcatcatcctttaaCATCAAGGGTAATGCCACATTTTCGTCCTCATCATTCAACTCTTCATCCGAAATAAACGTCATTGCATCCTTCGGTTCTTCAGATTTTTCACCCACATCTATCCAAAAAAGGATACAAAAAAAGTttgtgtttattaaaaaaaaatataatagtaataaagaaaaaaagagagagagacccatcttggtgggtcaaaacaaaactataacccaaacaaaagtgaaaaaccTAACCATTTTTATGGTCGTCTTGATGGGTTAAAGCATCGTCAAATTTGCCCTCATTATCCAAGCGTGAACTTGAAGAATCCATTTAGAAAAGTGctatattaaaaagtaatataagttaattgaatgaaaaaactaaactaCATAAAAGCTAAGCTAAAAACCTTAAAAGATGTAATTTGACAATATTTTACAAACTAAACTACATAAAGGCAGTCATAGCACCAGTTTTAGAGAGTGGTTTTAAAGATTTCCTAGAATTtataactaaattaaaattcaagaaaaaaaaatcaaatattttaaataaggTTTCATTCTTTATGCAGACACAAAGATATCTTATCAAATATATCCGAAATCACACTGATATCTTATCGATTCATATTAGCAACAGAATGCAAACTTCAACAGAATCAATAAAGCCCATGCAGAACTGGGAATGGCCAGTACAGATCTAGGTCTAGAAGGCATTGATAGCAGTGCATGATCTACTATCAGTATTAATACTTATATTCATCCTAAATGCCTAATAGTAAGTAAAAACAAGCAGAAACAACTCATTTATAGCAGGAATGACTCTACACTACATGGACAAATGACCTTGTAATCTAGTGGTACTTCTCCTCCTTTTAAAAAGTGGTCTCATTTCAGACATTATGAATGGAGATTTGTGGAATTAGGGATTATTCTATCATTTGGCCAGAAGAAAACAGAAATTAATGGATGTGAAAGTAATAATTAGAACAGTCAGTAGCTTGACACCAGCTTCCCTCAAAGAATCAACGACAGCTTTGACCTTaccatttcatcaaacactttgaaagcatttatttatcaaaaaaaattaaaccttcaaaaccttcATTTCTGAGCCACATTACAACAAAAAAGGCGAAAACCCCAAAATCATTAAAGCGTAAGAAAGACCCGAGAAGAGGAATCGAAGCTTACCTGCAGACTTGTTGAAGACCCAAATCGAAAGATGAAAAATTTGTGGAAGATACCGTTGGGACAGAGAGGCGTAAACCCACTACACACACAGCAGATGAACGCCCaggagagagagcgagagagcgaGGGACCGGGAGAGAGGGGGGGGCGACCggcgagcgggagagagagagtgggggGCGGTTCCGGACGGAGGAGACTGAACGCCAGCCTCTCGTCGTTGAACCAACCAGTTTTCagtacatttttttcaaaaaaaaaacggttTAACGGATACGGAACCATCTCGACGTTTTGATGGAAGTTAACgaagtatcatttctctctaaCCAGttattaaactatcaaaaacctTTACACAAAGGTATTCCGTCAGTTTAGCATTAAAAAATGCtaagatttttaaaatattcctgtatttattttttaaaatttttttattaaaattttcaaagattcaagcataaatatttttgtaaatttcattaaattctaatcaacacctaaattctaatattttttttaaaaaaataaaaataaaaggaatattttgaatatttcGCCAGGATTTAACGTCTAAAAGCTGAAGGAATACTCTTATTTGAggatttttataatttaatactccggttaaaagaaaaatgatagctCGGTATCCTTCCGTCAAAACGTCGAATAGTTCGATATTGAAgttaacccaaaaaaacaaataaagtcACGTCAGTTTGATGTGTAACGagtatttttatatcatatctcctaaatttctaattatattcGTCTATATTACCGACCTCCTTCtgtgttttttgaaaatatcaCTAACCTCCCTTCTAGTTTGTAAAATATCACTAGCCAATTTGGgcttacaattatatatatatatatatatatatttgggtttACAACAAAATAAGTTTCTTATTGGACCACCTACTATGGATTGTTTACACCAAGGTGAGATAATGATGGTCCCAAGGGCTTCATGAATCCTCTTAAGTAAATACAGAGTTTGAATGACCGTATGGACTtcatttgttaatgtattttagaggatgctttctttttttttttgtctgaaaaTGTGTTCTAAACATATTAACAAACCGTTCGGTTATGGGGTTGTAACTGGATTGAAATTTAGATCAGTCAATAGTCCGATGATTAATGAGTGAAGTGAGGTATGAACAGATCTTAGAATCAAAATTTGCTAAAAAAtatcataattatttaattaatatcacTTGAAAATTGTGACTTTTTTAAGTTAATTCAATagaccaaaaaacaaaagacaaaagaaaagttCATGATAGGTGACACCAAAGAGGTATCCACTATCATAAACAGATGATACTAGTTTGCTCCATCTTACTCCACCgagttttttgtgatttttggatagGTTGTAAGATTGAAATATTTGGATTTAGATCTACGCTCATCTGTTCATTTTTACATGACACACTCCTCATCAATGGGTTCGGCGGTGTCCACTGCATCCACCGACGGTTGTCGCATCCCCAACCTCCGCCCATGCACCAGTGCGTGGCCCACACATGCTATGGGGAGTTTCTCTCTTTCCGGCACGTGGCGGCCACACTCGCCTCCCCCGCCTTCCTCCGCCGCGACTTTTGGTGGATCCAGGCAGCACCGTCGTTTTCCGCTGATGAGAGGCTATCACTCGACAGCGCGTGGTTCTCACGCACTGTCAGTAATGGCTCCCATTCCACCTTCTTCAATTGCTACTGTTTATCTGATGTCTATGTTcctgtatttgtttttatttcttgtatATTTTTGAGCTTTTTTGTCTATGTAACTTCCCCATATTCATCTCTGCCTCAGTATTTGGGTCCGCAGGGCCATATACACAACCAATACCACCTAACTAGTGGCCTCGACTTTTAACATCCGTGTCACGAATCAGAAGGCTCACATTTTCGAAAACATTGCCTCCACGTACTTTCattcctattttttattttagaatgcCTAGGCCTTGtgtttggattttctttctttaatgtaATTTTTCCCCTGTATctataaaaatttcaagaaaaaaaaagaaagaaagaaagaggtaTCCACTATCCTGTCTATCCACAATGGCGCACTAGTACAACAAGCACATGATCAAATTGATATTGAATTTAATCAACGTGCTCGTTGATTAAATATATACTTACTATAACATTTCACATTTCTAAGGTGTCCATGCGTCCTCAATATGTTTCCCACATGCATACTCTCCAAAGACTGGAGACCGTTCCCAGTAAAGAAAGCATTCAAAATTGTAATGGAAAATATAAGTGACGAGTTTTCTTGTTAATGGTGTGGTGCATGTTACTTTACAAGCAATAATCATCCAAGACAATAAAAACAAGGAAATTTCACGAATTACAAAAATTGATCATGTCGCCTCAATTATCAtctacttcttttcttttctttttatttttctttcttttttcctgacCCATCCAAATggcatatttttgtttttcatgctAATATAGCACAAACATCACTTTAGGTCAACATGAACAATCTGATATGAATCATGATTCCCATTGGCAAAACTAGAAACCATCTACCATAATAGTGCATATGATTTTCGGAAGTTATTATTAGAGGTTACTGGGAACAAATTATTAGGGAGCCAACAATATTCTGAAAAATCCTTGATATCActgcaaaaataattaatggcACCAAGAAACTATACAACATAACGGTTAGTATGTATGATGACCAGATTACGCATAATGGTGAACATAATGCCCCCATATACACAGAGATGAAAACAAAATGATGCTCAACAGCTTTTCCAGTAAGTTTTAATCATGCATTACAATTTGCCCATGATTCCACTCAAAGACTGCTTCTGCAGCCTCACTGGAATTGAGAAAAAGCATCCCTTTCCATTCCCACCACATTCTTCTTGCTCCCAAAACGATTTCAGTCAGAGCTCAAGTTAACAAACAGTGCCTGTAATAGCTCCTCCATTTCCTCCAGTTGTACTATATTTAGGCTTGGCTGTTCAAACTATACATCATCTGGGGGTCAACCTATCTGGTGCTGCCTTGAATTTGATGCTGCGCTTACATTAAGACCACCATTTAGAAGTCATCCCACAAATATAGAATGATACAAGACGGCTAAAgagaaactttttttaaaaaaaaaggagggacACCATAAAGCTTTGCTCATGTTGCTTTTCCAAATGTGAGGCACACCCACACAAGGCTCAGaaaccaaataagaattgaTCCAAGGCAAGAGAATCATCTAATAAAGTATCAACATGATTGAAATATTGTTGCCTTTCCAGACATTTCACATACTTTTGCAGTCGTAACAGCATAATCGACAAACAATTGCCGATCAATAAGGTCTCTAGCACAGCATTTAATTGACATCATATTTTAAAACAGGAACCTTTTTTTCAGTCACGCTCAAAACCTAGGGAACTTTCAATACATTTTTCACAAAGAACAAATTAATTCAACACTCCATGACAAAAAAGAGAGAGCCCGCCCCccgggggagggggggggggggggggggccagaGAAGCTCCCAAAATAAAGCATAAAACATCTGTAAATGAGTTGAAAGGTTTCTTCTCCAGTTGGTGTCTACTaattaaaattacaaaagaagtTACTTCCATAAGCAAGATTCAAATTATTGTTAGTTTAGACCAGTTCAAGGCAACTACCTGAGTTGCATACGATGAGGTTTCAGCAAGGAACGTGAGAAACTCTTgcttctttttatcaaaattgaacTTCGCAGCATGCAACAATGCTTCTGCTCTCTTGATATCTTCCagcaccttttcttttttccatttcGTCTCCATGACCTGCTTCTCAGCTTCAATGTTGTTTTCAGCTAGAGTTGATGTCACCGAGGGCTTTGGGAATTTCACATCTATATCCTCCCTAACACCAGAAGATTCCAAAACTAAGATGTAGCAGCATAGGAAATCCCAACTGATTAACCAATGCCATTCACATTCATCAGGTCCaaaatttttatctttaatttacAACCGTGTATGACAACTTACCtgtaaaaagaattaaattacaGATTTTTTATCCGTAATTTATAATAATTCACAAACCAACGCTAATGAAGTTCAAACATATTAAATACTACGAAAGCCTTAATATTATAAAGTATAACAAGAATTCTTCTTCTAATTATGTCGAATCAACTTATAAAGTAAAGGAGTTTTTTAGAaagcattgatattttttaccCTAAAAAGCCACCATAATTTCATATTAATAATGAATAACATCATTGATCCAGATTTTAGGAATGCACAATTCATAGACCAGTGGTTGaacaagaaatataaaaaaccaCAATGTTTTTCGGGTTTGTTTTGACTTTGGGAACACCAGAGAGGAATGAAAGAAAGTCTATAAGCCAAGCAGCCGACCCTGCAATTTAActaatttcactgaaattccaCCCAGTTAAAGAGAAAAACCTTATTACAAAGGCAtttgcactacaaaaatacagCAAACATTAAGCACAACATTTAGTTTTGAATAGAAAGAGTGTAACAATGGAATAAATGGTAATAAATGCGCATTTCACTTATGATAGCAGAACTTCTCACCGATTTCCCAGGGAAAAAACACCAGTACTCCTAATCATCCCTCCATCTAAAGAAAGGGCTCCATCACTTATACAAGGAAGAGCAAGTAACATTTCAGCCCTTGTTCTATATACTTGCAGACGAGAGAAGAGACTATAAAATAGCGTCTCCCTGAGGCCATACCCGCTGGCTGTGAGACAAAATAAGTTTGTGTTGTCGACACTGATCATATTCACAGCAAACCCAAGAAACCCAGGTGGACACTCCCCGTTAGGTAATCTTGGCTTTATAAGATCAAGCCTTCTTTGTGGGTCATCAGCTACAAACCCACCCGCATATGGTCTGAAAGTGGGGGAAGAGATTTTAGAAGTTTTACAAACTACAAGTCCagattttcagaaaaaaataaaaaataaaaaaatacagcaTATGAGATTCTTGCATTAAATTTTCGAGACAAATTACGAGAAACCGGCCATCCAAAGCCCTCCCAATGGAAGTTCCAAGCCCATGAAGACCAGAACTTGTATTTATGCATCCTTCATTGTCATATGTTTCTAGAGCTTTAACACCTTCGTAAGTCTTACAGACAATCGCCAGCATGGACTCCACTCCTAAGTACTCTGCAAAAAGCCTGCATTGCAAATAAGTTAAATGACCATTATGTCAAGCATAGTGTAGGACTGTTAATAGTCAACTGACACTCTCCATCCCCAACCAGATAAGCAAACAGGCCACCTCATTCATTTGACCTCATAATCCATAAGCCATTTCTTGCAAAATTTTATAGCACCTAAATTCACTCTATCCCATTCTGAAGTACACACAAAAATCCCAACAACAAAGCTTCAATGATGAAGCTAAAAAATGATTGTCATCTATTTTGGATGAAAATAGAACCATAAATGATCAAATGCAgctcaaaaaataaatcatgaatATTCAGAATACCAGAAACTGAGAAATGCAAAGTCATACAAACCTGCTAAGATTATCATCATCTACTTTTCCAAGTGTAGCAACAATACCCAGCACATCCTTGGTCAACGGGAGATGAGAAGCCTGAGTACCATGCCGTGTTTTCAATTGACACAAAATGCCAGCAGCAGATTTTTCATGTTGTAGAATCTGTTCAGTTGTTTGCACCCCAGTCTGAAGTTGGGAGTAGTTCTCATGTTCATTTGTAGGAGTGCTTGAAGAATGATACTTGACTAAATTAAATGAGAAGAAAGTTGGTAAGAAAATAAACTATGAAACAAAGAGTCAAACTCTTAgacatttgaaaaattttaaacttaaaTTAACTGGTATCCATGGTGAACTACATTGACCTTAAGTCAAACACTTTTATGCAATTCAATATTGAGTTTATACTTTCCATAAACTTATTGAGGAAATTTCCCATCTAGGTAAACCTATACGATGATGTTAAAAATGAGAGATGGTTGCCCAAGTATCTTCTTTGACAACCAACAATGACACCCCTGTGAGACTGCTCAATCTAATAATTTAGGTTGCAATATCTAACCAAAAGCTAGATATCTTACAACatgataattataattatatcctTGATAAGCATAATCTTATCTTTGGTCTACAAAAACTTGTCATTTGCCAATTTCACCTGGATTCATTCAATTGTTTAAGATGGATTTGCTCTATCAACAGTGAATCTATTGCAAATAAGAAAATGACTATACCTTGCAAATCAAGAATGGAGTCAGCTAACTTGTTTTTTTGAGACTTCAGAAATTTTATGTTGTCCTCGTGCTCTTTTATTTTCGTCCCTAGCATATGTAGATCATCCTGAAGTTTCTGCACAGATTAGGTATTGTGAAGTTAGTTTGGTTAAGTTAACAGAAAAAGAATTATTCCCTTGATACATAGCCACTCAAACTAAGCCTATTAAAAGTGACATATAAAACATGAActgtttttccctttttttgaTAGTTGAATAAACACTCATGCATCCGCATGGATTGAACCTGTGAACCCACCCTCCATCTAGTCCAAGGATCATTAGTGACATATACACCATGAACTAAGAAACAGATTCAAAATTTTGCACCTTTCTCATGACTCATTACCTTCATAAGTTCTATAGAATGAAAGATCCCTTGTTTTTATTGACAGACACAGAAAACAACCATGTTAAAGCAACTCTACAATAATAGTCACCACCTTCGAATGGTATATGATCGTTTCTGCATGCGCAAATCCTCCATTTTGCATTTCATCCCTCACAACTATACTGGTCTCATTCTGATCAACTTGCATCAGTGTTGATGAATCTTTGATGGATATTGCCTTCTGAATTGCAAGCTGCAAAGAGGGGAAATCATCAAGTATTTGAAGATGTTCTTCCAAAGCGTAAACACTAAAGATGGAAACAGCCTGCATGAACACAACTTTGTCCTCTCATTTTTTACTCTTCCAATATGTGGTGTTTGACACATGTAAAAAAgatacataaataaaaaaaaaaattttaaaaaagaagaagaagaagcatgtATTATGCAAAAGAGTGGACAGTTCATGTTTGTtagcgttttatttatttacattgATGCTACCATCGTGCATATAtgcattaaaaaattattttctcaatCAAGGAAACTCATGTTGCCTTCAAGGAACATCCCATTCGCTGGCCTAGTACATGCAGAGCTTCTACCCATAATTCTATGAGAATTTTAAGGCATCTGAAGGAAAGACCAGAATTTAAGATATCCAATTCACTGGCCTCCATGAATCACTGATCAGAAATTGGTATCAATAACAGTATATAAAATCTGACACAACTTGCTGAGTAATAAGCTTTAAGCTCTGTATGACTAGTTTAATAGTCTTTCTGTCACTGGAAGGCCATTACAAGAGCTTCAAAAACAAACAGCCAGAAGGAAATACCCACGTCCAAATTGATATTTGTGTAATAAATACATCTAACCCAATTCAGACACAAACTTCTGCTACAAGGAAATGAGTAGTTGCATAATTGCATTCTATATATTTTCACAATAACAGTGTCTTGTCAATTCTTTCTCTCACCACATACTCACACACTGCTTAAAACCCACATAGTTTAAGAGTCTTACCCACTCTCACAAAGCTCGCTCCACAACTGCTGATATCAGTAACGTTACAATCCTAAGCTTAAATttcacattcaatttcaaatgaattcACTTTATAAGCATTTCAAAACTacccagaaagaaaaaaaaaaatcactacaaaagaagaagataaaaatcaagaaaagcaGAAGATTTGAGAGGCCACAAACTATAATTGAAGTTCCTTCGTTTTTCTTGGAAATTAAAGCGTTAAgcaactataaaaaaaaaaaaagaaaaaaagaaaaagaaaaagaaatcagagGCATGCATTAGAAACCCTAAtggtctgtttggttgctgagaaatgtgggaaaaggaaaagaaaataaaattaagtaaagaaaaagaaaagtttggaACCGTCCTGATAACGGGAAATACAGACACAAGGAGATTCCAAATTCTTTCCTTCTCCCATTATCTCatattttctcagcaaccaaacacatTGAGAAACATTAGAATTGTAGAAAAAAGACTGACCTGGTTATTCGGTTGAAACATTGTTGAgtttgactctctctctctctctctctctctctctcaattttgcTTGTCTAATTGTATTCGTCTATATTACCGACCTCCTTCTGTGTTTTTTGCAAAATATCACTAACCTCCCTTCTAGTTTGTAAAATATCATTAGGCGTACAATTCTTAATGGAAAAATATGACTAGCCTCCCTTCTTGTTTGTAAAATACCACTAGCCGATTTAGGCTTACAATTATtaatggaaaaatattttcatcttAGGATATTTTTTTCACAAACCATATTTGTTAgtaaaacattaattttttcccttttcaatttctttgacTGATAAggaattttcataaataaataaaaaaaaacgttaaATAGCGCATATATTCTAAAATTGGtagtctttttttattttaatttattttttttattcaacaaaTTGGTAGCCTCCAACTCTCTATTAGTTCCTAATAAATTTAGTTTcgtcctttcaaaaaaaaaaaaaaaaaatagtttcgtCCTGACTcctgctcatatatatatatattttcctataATAGAATCGGAGATATATTCTATAATGTTAAGACTATTTCTAAGATTTTACAACATTCCTTATCAAATAAAAGAGTATagagcagatttttttttttttttttttaatttttttaatttttttttttataattttctaacCTTCTAACTGATTTGAGTGGACTAATCAATcacaatattaattttttaacgaTGTGaacaacttttttgttttttttttcttgagtttgGGCGCACAACAAAATAAGAGGTATGAACAGATCTTAGTATCAAAATTTGCTAAACAAtatcataattatttaattaatatcacTTGAAAAGGGTGACTTTCTGATGTTAATTCaatagaacaaaaaacaaaggaaaaaaaaaaaaaattcctgacaGGCGACACCAAAGAGGTATCCACTATCCTGTCTATCCACAATTGCGCACTAGTGCAACAAGCACATAATCAAATAGATATCAAACCATAGGGAAAGCCCCATGATAGTATGCCACTCGGATTCTCTCAAAATAAGTCTTTGTCATTTGTTAACATTAAATGTGAAGGACAGATCAAAATTCATACAAAGGTCAGATGAGTTCTAAAGCTTTGGTAGCTGTACATTTTTCTCCCTATTCTGGTACCTTTGAGGTAATaagtcagttttttttttgtaatcagcaattattttatcccccatgcATCAACCTATATACTATGGACATTTACAAGCCTTTGAAGAATTTACTGCACCGCCATTTATAAAGTAACAAGAACAAAGCACATCAGCAGAGCGAGGCATCTGAGTTGTTCTCTATGCTGGGTCTATATTCCAGATGGTAGTCTTCAACCACAGGTTCCATATTATCCATGAGCTTGTTATactcctctttcttcttctggaACCTCTTGAGATATTTTTCATGGGATCTAGTCAACTTTGCTATAGAATCGATGATTCCCCTCAAATCTGACTTACTTTTTTCCATCTGCTTTATGATCTCCACACTTTCTGCTGAGGACACACTTTCCGGCTTGACAACTGGAAAACATATCAGAGGATTCCTGAAGAAGACAAATCACAAATCTAGTTCACATTTAATCAACATGCTCGTTGGCTGAATAAATACTTACTATAACATTTCACATTTCTAAGGTGTCCATACGTCCTCAACATGTTTTCCACATAACTACTCTCCAAAGAATGGAGACCGTTCCCAGTAAAGAAAGCACTCAAAAAATTGTAATGGAAAATATAAGTGACGAGTTTTTTCAGGACTTGGTAGCTTCCAAAGAGCATGTGGCATCTCTTCAGCTTTGCACACACATTATCAATTGGAATCACTATACCAGCTAGAAGCTTGCCACATCCAAGCAAGGAACCCGTCCGTCCTTGCTTGAGGTATGGGGCTCAAACCAACAAAAACTTTATGATTGAGATCAtgtcatgcaaaaaaaaaaaaaaaaaaatgagttgcGCATATCAACATGCAAACAAGCAGCAAGAGAGAGATA contains the following coding sequences:
- the LOC133857347 gene encoding protein DEFECTIVE IN MERISTEM SILENCING 3-like isoform X2 codes for the protein MQVDQNETSIVVRDEMQNGGFAHAETIIYHSKKLQDDLHMLGTKIKEHEDNIKFLKSQKNKLADSILDLQVKYHSSSTPTNEHENYSQLQTGVQTTEQILQHEKSAAGILCQLKTRHGTQASHLPLTKDVLGIVATLGKVDDDNLSRLFAEYLGVESMLAIVCKTYEGVKALETYDNEGCINTSSGLHGLGTSIGRALDGRFLVICLENLIPYAGGFVADDPQRRLDLIKPRLPNGECPPGFLGFAVNMISVDNTNLFCLTASGYGLRETLFYSLFSRLQVYRTRAEMLLALPCISDGALSLDGGMIRSTGVFSLGNREDIDVKFPKPSVTSTLAENNIEAEKQVMETKWKKEKVLEDIKRAEALLHAAKFNFDKKKQEFLTFLAETSSYATQHQIQGSTR
- the LOC133857347 gene encoding protein DEFECTIVE IN MERISTEM SILENCING 3-like isoform X1; this translates as MFQPNNQLAIQKAISIKDSSTLMQVDQNETSIVVRDEMQNGGFAHAETIIYHSKKLQDDLHMLGTKIKEHEDNIKFLKSQKNKLADSILDLQVKYHSSSTPTNEHENYSQLQTGVQTTEQILQHEKSAAGILCQLKTRHGTQASHLPLTKDVLGIVATLGKVDDDNLSRLFAEYLGVESMLAIVCKTYEGVKALETYDNEGCINTSSGLHGLGTSIGRALDGRFLVICLENLIPYAGGFVADDPQRRLDLIKPRLPNGECPPGFLGFAVNMISVDNTNLFCLTASGYGLRETLFYSLFSRLQVYRTRAEMLLALPCISDGALSLDGGMIRSTGVFSLGNREDIDVKFPKPSVTSTLAENNIEAEKQVMETKWKKEKVLEDIKRAEALLHAAKFNFDKKKQEFLTFLAETSSYATQHQIQGSTR
- the LOC133857347 gene encoding protein DEFECTIVE IN MERISTEM SILENCING 3-like isoform X3, encoding MFQPNNQLAIQKAISIKDSSTLMQVDQNETSIVVRDEMQNGGFAHAETIIYHSKKLQDDLHMLGTKIKEHEDNIKFLKSQKNKLADSILDLQVKYHSSSTPTNEHENYSQLQTGVQTTEQILQHEKSAAGILCQLKTRHGTQASHLPLTKDVLGIVATLGKVDDDNLSRLFAEYLGVESMLAIVCKTYEGVKALETYDNEGCINTSSGLHGLGTSIGRALDGRFLVICLENLIPYAGGFVADDPQRRLDLIKPRLPNGECPPGFLGFAVNMISVDNTNLFCLTASGYGLRETLFYSLFSRLQVYRTRAEMLLALPCISDGALSLDGGMIRSTGVFSLGNR